A stretch of Schistocerca cancellata isolate TAMUIC-IGC-003103 chromosome 3, iqSchCanc2.1, whole genome shotgun sequence DNA encodes these proteins:
- the LOC126175834 gene encoding N-alpha-acetyltransferase 40-like: MGRKTSKGKEKRLQQREEALQIAAAKAVVDKANAQEDPLAPFPAFRNFSKNGVEATLSCVKSENIDNDTWNWIFNLLECNMKPLYNSCSWGWNEKVKKEELTDERALYLVARDKEGKALAFSHFRFDLDYGVEVLYCYELQLEAAVRRKGLGKFMMQVLELMGFSAKMKKVVLTVLKHNPDAMNFFTALRYSLDETSPEDNFYEEFPYVILSKPNKKLLSSV, encoded by the exons ATGGGGCGTAAAACatcaaaaggaaaggaaaaaaggctgcagcAGAGAGAGGAAGCTCTTCAGATAGCTGCTGCCAAAGCTGTAGTTGACAAAGCAAATGCTCAAGAAGATCCTCTAGCACCATTTCCTGCCTTCAGAAATTTCAGCAAAAATGGAGTTGAGGCAACACTTTCTTGTGTTAAAAGTGAAAACATTGACAACGATACGTGGAATTGGATTTTTAATTTACTGGAGTGCAATATGAAACCGTTGTACAACTCTTGCAGTTGGGGTTGGAAtgagaaagtaaagaaagaagAACTGACTGATGAACGAGCATTATATCTTGTAGCAAGGGATAAGGAGGGCAAAGCATTAGCATTCTCGCATTTCCGATTCGATTTAGATTATGGGGTAGAAGTTTTGTATTGCTATGAATTGCAGCTGGAAGCCGCGGTTCGGAGAAAAGGTCTGGGGAAATTTATGATGCAG GTATTGGAACTGATGGGATTTTCAGCCAAAATGAAAAAAGTTGTGCTGACTGTCCTGAAGCATAACCCAGATGCAATGAATTTCTTCACCGCCCTGAGGTATTCACTGGATGAAACCTCTCCAGAAGACAACTTTTATGAAGAGTTTCCATATGTAATTCTCAGTAAACCAAATAAGAAGCTACTGTCATCAGTGTAA